The following proteins are encoded in a genomic region of Bacillus sp. Marseille-Q1617:
- a CDS encoding acyl-CoA dehydrogenase family protein → MNFDLTQEQAMIKKTIREFAEEEVAPGALDRDRTKEFPKEIFKKLSDLGMMGLPFPEEYGGAGADTVSFAIVTEELSRACASTGITYSAHISLGGAPINLFGTHEQKEKYLTPICTGESFGAFGLTEPNAGSDAGGTQTTAEDKGDTWVINGNKCYITNASYADHLALTAITGRENGKKEISAIIAPTKAKGFTVIDNYEKMGLHSSNTTELVLEDVEVPKENLLGKRGEGFKQFLVTLDGGRIGIGAMAVGVAQAAFEKALQYSKERKQFGKTLSEFQVTQFKLADMAMKIELARNMVHKAAWLKDQGRPFSKEASMCKLYASEISMEVADEAIQIHGGYGYMKEYHVERYLRDAKLLEIGEGTSEVQRMVISRLIGVNN, encoded by the coding sequence ATGAATTTTGACTTAACACAAGAACAGGCAATGATTAAAAAAACGATCAGGGAATTTGCAGAGGAGGAAGTCGCTCCGGGTGCTTTGGACAGGGATCGAACAAAAGAATTTCCTAAAGAAATCTTTAAAAAGCTTTCTGATTTAGGAATGATGGGTCTGCCGTTTCCTGAAGAGTACGGAGGAGCAGGTGCCGATACGGTCAGTTTTGCGATTGTGACGGAAGAATTGAGCAGGGCATGTGCATCTACAGGAATCACATATTCCGCTCACATTTCTTTAGGTGGCGCACCAATCAATTTATTCGGGACCCATGAACAAAAGGAAAAGTACCTTACGCCGATTTGTACAGGAGAATCGTTCGGTGCTTTCGGATTGACAGAACCTAATGCAGGGTCCGATGCGGGAGGGACACAGACCACTGCAGAAGATAAAGGCGATACATGGGTGATCAATGGAAACAAGTGTTATATCACGAATGCAAGCTATGCTGACCATTTAGCTCTGACTGCGATCACAGGAAGAGAAAATGGGAAGAAAGAGATAAGTGCGATCATCGCCCCTACCAAAGCAAAAGGATTCACTGTGATTGATAACTACGAAAAAATGGGGCTGCACTCTTCGAACACAACTGAATTGGTGCTTGAAGATGTCGAAGTGCCGAAAGAAAACCTGCTTGGTAAACGCGGGGAAGGATTCAAGCAATTCCTTGTCACCCTGGACGGAGGGCGTATCGGCATTGGAGCCATGGCTGTAGGTGTCGCCCAGGCTGCGTTCGAGAAAGCTCTTCAATACTCCAAGGAAAGAAAGCAGTTTGGCAAGACACTGTCAGAATTCCAGGTCACTCAGTTCAAGCTTGCAGATATGGCAATGAAGATCGAACTTGCCAGGAACATGGTTCACAAAGCTGCCTGGCTTAAAGATCAAGGCAGACCTTTCTCGAAAGAAGCGTCCATGTGTAAGCTGTATGCTTCTGAAATCAGCATGGAAGTAGCAGATGAAGCCATTCAGATCCATGGAGGATACGGCTACATGAAAGAATACCACGTGGAAAGATACCTGCGTGACGCCAAACTTCTCGAAATCGGCGAAGGAACCTCTGAGGTACAACGTATGGTCATCTCCCGTCTCATCGGGGTAAATAATTAA